A stretch of the Malus sylvestris chromosome 10, drMalSylv7.2, whole genome shotgun sequence genome encodes the following:
- the LOC126584727 gene encoding transcription factor bHLH112-like isoform X2 → MAEEFQAGICGGNSWWNSSRHVLVASPCSMGFNDHMGGFGYPNDMVDIKATRSSCGEINNSVSDDHDDGDHSKSIANFDQYQDVQKPDHDPTLQMLGFGLPSSLSSTHSDFNQALLVSRSSSGRGEGNFHNPMLQEDMGLNAKLNTAALGDEESSSIINGFKPMNQDFSLDQLGSSSSSGFPISSSSSAANSYGFSSALMLQTLFDSVPVPQTQPQQSLFNNNHFSNDLFLSPSPTSNCWPPRYSPNSCLRPSSLPKQLQPGGNGGSGLQFSNNINTPFWNAPAPAALNPDNTVRSSNDLFSSSQAQYTTPSPSPFHEKKPNSNNFTKANTNEDVQDSSSSVVKKSSSSAGEPVFKRARIETPSPLPTFKVRKEKLGDRVTALQQLVSPFGKTDTASVLHEAIEYIKFLHDQVLSTPYMKNGAPMQQQHGIDKMREASEGAKQDLQSRGLCLVPISSTFPVANETTADFWTPTFGATFR, encoded by the exons ATGGCGGAGGAGTTTCAGGCCGGGATTTGTGGCGGCAACTCATGGTGGAATTCATCGAGACACGTGCTGGTGGCGTCGCCGTGTTCTATGGGTTTTAATGATCATATGGGGGGCTTCGGCTACCCCAACGACATGGTGGACATCAAGGCAACAAGGTCTTCCTGCGGTGAGATTAATAACTCGGTTTCTGATGATCATGACGATGGTGATCATAGTAAATCTATTGCTAATTTTGATCAATATCAAGATGTTCAAAAGCCTGATCATGATCCCACCTTGCAAATGCTAGGTTTTGGTCTTCCATCATCGTTATCTTCAACACACTCAGATTTTAACCAAGCTTTGCTCGT TAGTCGCAGTAGTAGCGGAAGAGGTGAGGGCAATTTTCATAATCCTATGCTCCAAGAAGATATGGGTTTGAATGCCAAGTTGAACACCGCCGCCCTAGGCGATGAAGAATCGTCTTCTATCATAAATGGTTTCAAGCCCATGAATCAAGATTTCTCTTTAGACCAATTAGGTTCATCATCATCTTCTGGCTTTCCTATAAGCTCATCATCATCAGCTGCTAATTCTTATGGCTTCTCCTCAGCCTTAATGTTGCAAACTCTATTTGATTCTGTACCAGTACCTCAAACCCAACCCCAGCAATCACTTTTCAACAACAATCACTTTTCAAATGATTTGTTCTTATCACCTTCTCCTACTAGTAATTGTTGGCCGCCGAGATACTCTCCAAACAGTTGCCTCAGACCCTCGTCGCTTCCAAAGCAGTTACAACCTGGTGGCAACGGAGGCAGCGGCTTGCAATTTTCCAATAACATTAACACTCCCTTCTGGAACGCCCCCGCTCCCGCGGCTTTAAATCCAGACAATACTGTTCGATCTAGTAATGATCTTTTTTCCTCCTCACAAGCACAGTATACAACACCTTCTCCGTCACCATTTCATGAAAAGAAACCCAATTCCAACAACTTTACCAAG GCCAATACTAATGAAGATGTTCAAGACTCAAGCTCATCCGTTGTAAAGAAAAGTAGCAGCAGCGCCGGTGAACCTGTATTCAAAAGAGCTCGAATTGAAACACCTTCACCCTTACCGACTTTTAAG GTTCGGAAAGAGAAGCTTGGGGACCGGGTCACTGCTCTCCAGCAATTGGTTTCACCTTTCGGAAAG actGATACAGCTTCTGTCCTCCACGAAGCTATTGAGTACATCAAATTCCTCCACGATCAA GTTTTAAGTACTCCATATATGAAAAATGGAGCTCCCATGCAACAGCAACATGGTATTGATAAAATGAGGGAGGCCTCGGAAGGAGCAAAACAAGATCTACAAAGCCGAGGGCTGTGTTTGGTTCCAATTTCAAGCACATTCCCGGTTGCTAATGAGACCACCGCTGATTTTTGGACACCAACATTCGGAGCAACCTTCAGGTGA
- the LOC126584727 gene encoding transcription factor bHLH112-like isoform X1, producing MAEEFQAGICGGNSWWNSSRHVLVASPCSMGFNDHMGGFGYPNDMVDIKATRSSCGEINNSVSDDHDDGDHSKSIANFDQYQDVQKPDHDPTLQMLGFGLPSSLSSTHSDFNQALLVSRSSSGRGEGNFHNPMLQEDMGLNAKLNTAALGDEESSSIINGFKPMNQDFSLDQLGSSSSSGFPISSSSSAANSYGFSSALMLQTLFDSVPVPQTQPQQSLFNNNHFSNDLFLSPSPTSNCWPPRYSPNSCLRPSSLPKQLQPGGNGGSGLQFSNNINTPFWNAPAPAALNPDNTVRSSNDLFSSSQAQYTTPSPSPFHEKKPNSNNFTKANTNEDVQDSSSSVVKKSSSSAGEPVFKRARIETPSPLPTFKVRKEKLGDRVTALQQLVSPFGKTDTASVLHEAIEYIKFLHDQVSVLSTPYMKNGAPMQQQHGIDKMREASEGAKQDLQSRGLCLVPISSTFPVANETTADFWTPTFGATFR from the exons ATGGCGGAGGAGTTTCAGGCCGGGATTTGTGGCGGCAACTCATGGTGGAATTCATCGAGACACGTGCTGGTGGCGTCGCCGTGTTCTATGGGTTTTAATGATCATATGGGGGGCTTCGGCTACCCCAACGACATGGTGGACATCAAGGCAACAAGGTCTTCCTGCGGTGAGATTAATAACTCGGTTTCTGATGATCATGACGATGGTGATCATAGTAAATCTATTGCTAATTTTGATCAATATCAAGATGTTCAAAAGCCTGATCATGATCCCACCTTGCAAATGCTAGGTTTTGGTCTTCCATCATCGTTATCTTCAACACACTCAGATTTTAACCAAGCTTTGCTCGT TAGTCGCAGTAGTAGCGGAAGAGGTGAGGGCAATTTTCATAATCCTATGCTCCAAGAAGATATGGGTTTGAATGCCAAGTTGAACACCGCCGCCCTAGGCGATGAAGAATCGTCTTCTATCATAAATGGTTTCAAGCCCATGAATCAAGATTTCTCTTTAGACCAATTAGGTTCATCATCATCTTCTGGCTTTCCTATAAGCTCATCATCATCAGCTGCTAATTCTTATGGCTTCTCCTCAGCCTTAATGTTGCAAACTCTATTTGATTCTGTACCAGTACCTCAAACCCAACCCCAGCAATCACTTTTCAACAACAATCACTTTTCAAATGATTTGTTCTTATCACCTTCTCCTACTAGTAATTGTTGGCCGCCGAGATACTCTCCAAACAGTTGCCTCAGACCCTCGTCGCTTCCAAAGCAGTTACAACCTGGTGGCAACGGAGGCAGCGGCTTGCAATTTTCCAATAACATTAACACTCCCTTCTGGAACGCCCCCGCTCCCGCGGCTTTAAATCCAGACAATACTGTTCGATCTAGTAATGATCTTTTTTCCTCCTCACAAGCACAGTATACAACACCTTCTCCGTCACCATTTCATGAAAAGAAACCCAATTCCAACAACTTTACCAAG GCCAATACTAATGAAGATGTTCAAGACTCAAGCTCATCCGTTGTAAAGAAAAGTAGCAGCAGCGCCGGTGAACCTGTATTCAAAAGAGCTCGAATTGAAACACCTTCACCCTTACCGACTTTTAAG GTTCGGAAAGAGAAGCTTGGGGACCGGGTCACTGCTCTCCAGCAATTGGTTTCACCTTTCGGAAAG actGATACAGCTTCTGTCCTCCACGAAGCTATTGAGTACATCAAATTCCTCCACGATCAAGTCAGT GTTTTAAGTACTCCATATATGAAAAATGGAGCTCCCATGCAACAGCAACATGGTATTGATAAAATGAGGGAGGCCTCGGAAGGAGCAAAACAAGATCTACAAAGCCGAGGGCTGTGTTTGGTTCCAATTTCAAGCACATTCCCGGTTGCTAATGAGACCACCGCTGATTTTTGGACACCAACATTCGGAGCAACCTTCAGGTGA
- the LOC126584727 gene encoding transcription factor bHLH112-like isoform X3 — protein MAEEFQAGICGGNSWWNSSRHVLVASPCSMGFNDHMGGFGYPNDMVDIKATRSSCGFGLPSSLSSTHSDFNQALLVSRSSSGRGEGNFHNPMLQEDMGLNAKLNTAALGDEESSSIINGFKPMNQDFSLDQLGSSSSSGFPISSSSSAANSYGFSSALMLQTLFDSVPVPQTQPQQSLFNNNHFSNDLFLSPSPTSNCWPPRYSPNSCLRPSSLPKQLQPGGNGGSGLQFSNNINTPFWNAPAPAALNPDNTVRSSNDLFSSSQAQYTTPSPSPFHEKKPNSNNFTKANTNEDVQDSSSSVVKKSSSSAGEPVFKRARIETPSPLPTFKVRKEKLGDRVTALQQLVSPFGKTDTASVLHEAIEYIKFLHDQVSVLSTPYMKNGAPMQQQHGIDKMREASEGAKQDLQSRGLCLVPISSTFPVANETTADFWTPTFGATFR, from the exons ATGGCGGAGGAGTTTCAGGCCGGGATTTGTGGCGGCAACTCATGGTGGAATTCATCGAGACACGTGCTGGTGGCGTCGCCGTGTTCTATGGGTTTTAATGATCATATGGGGGGCTTCGGCTACCCCAACGACATGGTGGACATCAAGGCAACAAGGTCTTCCTGCG GTTTTGGTCTTCCATCATCGTTATCTTCAACACACTCAGATTTTAACCAAGCTTTGCTCGT TAGTCGCAGTAGTAGCGGAAGAGGTGAGGGCAATTTTCATAATCCTATGCTCCAAGAAGATATGGGTTTGAATGCCAAGTTGAACACCGCCGCCCTAGGCGATGAAGAATCGTCTTCTATCATAAATGGTTTCAAGCCCATGAATCAAGATTTCTCTTTAGACCAATTAGGTTCATCATCATCTTCTGGCTTTCCTATAAGCTCATCATCATCAGCTGCTAATTCTTATGGCTTCTCCTCAGCCTTAATGTTGCAAACTCTATTTGATTCTGTACCAGTACCTCAAACCCAACCCCAGCAATCACTTTTCAACAACAATCACTTTTCAAATGATTTGTTCTTATCACCTTCTCCTACTAGTAATTGTTGGCCGCCGAGATACTCTCCAAACAGTTGCCTCAGACCCTCGTCGCTTCCAAAGCAGTTACAACCTGGTGGCAACGGAGGCAGCGGCTTGCAATTTTCCAATAACATTAACACTCCCTTCTGGAACGCCCCCGCTCCCGCGGCTTTAAATCCAGACAATACTGTTCGATCTAGTAATGATCTTTTTTCCTCCTCACAAGCACAGTATACAACACCTTCTCCGTCACCATTTCATGAAAAGAAACCCAATTCCAACAACTTTACCAAG GCCAATACTAATGAAGATGTTCAAGACTCAAGCTCATCCGTTGTAAAGAAAAGTAGCAGCAGCGCCGGTGAACCTGTATTCAAAAGAGCTCGAATTGAAACACCTTCACCCTTACCGACTTTTAAG GTTCGGAAAGAGAAGCTTGGGGACCGGGTCACTGCTCTCCAGCAATTGGTTTCACCTTTCGGAAAG actGATACAGCTTCTGTCCTCCACGAAGCTATTGAGTACATCAAATTCCTCCACGATCAAGTCAGT GTTTTAAGTACTCCATATATGAAAAATGGAGCTCCCATGCAACAGCAACATGGTATTGATAAAATGAGGGAGGCCTCGGAAGGAGCAAAACAAGATCTACAAAGCCGAGGGCTGTGTTTGGTTCCAATTTCAAGCACATTCCCGGTTGCTAATGAGACCACCGCTGATTTTTGGACACCAACATTCGGAGCAACCTTCAGGTGA